The genome window GGCCGCGTCCAAAATGGCAGCTTGCGATAGTCCACTGGAGACATTCCCCCTCCTCACTTCTATCTTAGGACTGCCCTACATTGCGCCACGCCGAGTCTTCCCCAATTCTTCTGCAAACCCCCGGCTGAGCCGAAAGAAGCACAGTACGCACGGCAGGACGTGTCTCCGCGACATGGCCGCCGCCTGCACACGCTGTGGATCAGTGTGGAACACATAATGCAACTTGGGTAACCACTTCAATGCGCGCCTCGCTGCCATCGAATCACGGCAGGCCTGTGCGGCCAACCTAATTATGAGCGATTTCTTCGAGGAAAACGGGTAACACTTTCCTGTTCTGAGTGATGCTGATCGCTCCGTTGCTTTGTAACCAAGTTTCTACCGCGAGACGCCGGACTACTTCAGCTTGCCGTTGAGTATGAACCGCCCGGGCCCGGATAAGCGTCCGGGTCAGTTCGTTGATCTCATCGAAGACCTCCCTTCGCTTGCGACGAGTATACGCCTTCAGGGCTGGCCTCGCATCCTGGAACACCCGGCAGGCCACGTGCCCATCGAGACAGCGGCGGGGGCGATGGTTCAGTTCGTGCGCCAACACCTCCGCCCAGCCTTGCACCTGGGAGTCCGGGATTGGACCGCTGGCGAGGATCTTCGCCACTAGCGGAGGTTTCAGTTCCCGGACCGCGCGTTCCATCCCGCCGTTGTACGGTGGATAGTGGAGTGGTGAGTTCAGCGGCATCACGAGGTAACGGGCCAGCACCTCATCGACCGCTCGCTGATTGAGATTGGAGCCGTTGTCGCGCTTGAGCACGAGCGGCGGTCCATACTGCACGAACAGGTGTTCCAGCCGAGCGGCTACGGATTCTCCGAAGATTCGCTCTCCCACCCAGGGTGTGAACTTAAAGCGCGAGGCGAGATCCTGCACCTGGTGCAGGCGCAGGCACTGGTGCGGCAGTCGCGCCAACTCCGCGTCGTCCAGCGACCAGACCAGGCCGGGCACGTGCCAGGTGATGTGGCGGCATTCGGCCTGGCGCTGTTGGGCCAGCTCCCGCCGCAGCGTCTCGGTCAGCGCCTGCAGCTCGCGACGGGAGACTTGGGGTCGGTACTGCCGATACACTGCCCCGATTCCCCGGCTGCGCTCGTGGCCATGGTGCAGGCGGGCCACCTCTCCGTGCAGCTCTTCCAGGCTCAGGGGCGCTACCTTCTTCGGCCCCGGCCGGAACCGGGCCGGCTGGCCCTGCGCCAGGCGCTGCTTCCACCGCCGGAAGGTCCCATACGGCACGCCCACGGACCGGCAGAGGCGTTGGTACGGCCAGCGCACTTGGCGTTTCAGTTGGGTCAGGGTGGTCAGCATCATAGCGGCGACCTCAGCCGTTTTTTTTATCCGGCTGCGCCAGCACCTGCCGGATCCGCTCCGTCTGCTCCAGGACCGTGAGCTTCGCCTGGAGCTCCGCCGTCTGGCGCCGGAGGGCCTCCTTCTCCGGGTCGCGCGGCTGCCGCGCGCGCCCCTGGCCCCGGTCCTCCAAGGCCTCCACCATCGCCGCCAAGGCCCGGCGCTCCCACTTGTAGTACGTCTTGCGGGAGACCCCCAGCTGCCGGGCCGCCGCCTCGGCCGTCAACACGCCGCTCCGCACCTGCAGGATCAGCTGCGCCCGCTGCCGGGCCAGGGCTGGCCGGTCGGGTTGGGCCGTCGGATCGCGCATCGCAGGATCCTCCCGCTCCGCGGGGAGCATCGGCTACTTGGGGGGCGGGGGCGCCTTCGGGTCCTGGAGCTTGGCCAGCCGCTTCTCCAGTGTGGCCAGGCGGCCCTGCTGCCGCACCGCCTGGCGCGCCACCAGCCGTTCCAGCTT of Terriglobales bacterium contains these proteins:
- a CDS encoding helix-turn-helix domain-containing protein codes for the protein MRDPTAQPDRPALARQRAQLILQVRSGVLTAEAAARQLGVSRKTYYKWERRALAAMVEALEDRGQGRARQPRDPEKEALRRQTAELQAKLTVLEQTERIRQVLAQPDKKNG